From a region of the Alnus glutinosa chromosome 1, dhAlnGlut1.1, whole genome shotgun sequence genome:
- the LOC133875180 gene encoding protein IQ-DOMAIN 19, giving the protein MGKTSKWLRSILTGRKDKEKLQSNQNSSIVIETNPTTPISIPQTTPKEKRRWSFRRSSATAAASKDSNSTEPIATMSPVVQTMLDTENEQKRHAMAMAAATAAATDAAVAAAQAAAAVIRITAAANGRASAIEEAAATKIQSVFRSYLARKALSALKGLVKLQALVRGHLVRKQATATLRCMQALVTVQARALAQRIRMVEDAKPINHRISAHRKSTQDNRFRHNYHDMDQGMEEDIKIVEMDLGGSKGSLKSRNSYSSHSQYEHYGANCAHSKQDNYQASPAPSALTDMTPRACSGHFEDYSFDTAQSSPQYYSAVSKPDPSRVPFAFPRPNYAEPMAYDYPLFPNYMANTESSKAKVRSQSAPKQRPDTFERQPSRRRVSMEGRNVPRAVRMQRSSSHVGSTAQNYQYPWSIKLDRSTVSLKESECGSNSTVLTNANYCRSLVSYDPHGNRY; this is encoded by the exons ATGGGGAAGACTAGCAAGTGGCTTAGAAGCATCTTGACAGGGAGGAAAGACAAGGAAAAGTTGCAAAGTAATCAGAATTCTTCCATTGTCATTGAGACTAATCCAACGACTCCAATTTCAATCCCACAGACAACCccaaaagagaaaaggagaTGGAGTTTTCGAAGATCTTCTGCCACCGCAGCGGCTTCAAAAGACTCGAATTCTACAGAACCAATTGCCACCATGTCGCCAGTGGTACAGACCATGTTGGACACAGAGAATGAGCAGaaaaggcatgccatggcaatGGCGGCAGCAACAGCTGCCGCAACTGATGCCGCGGTGGCTGCTGCACAGGCTGCGGCTGCAGTGATTCGAATCACAGCAGCTGCCAATGGCAGAGCCAGCGCGATTGAAGAGGCTGCTGCCACAAAAATTCAATCCGTGTTCCGTTCTTATTTG GCAAGGAAAGCGCTATCAGCATTGAAAGGATTAGTGAAGTTACAGGCGTTGGTGAGAGGTCACCTGGTGAGGAAACAGGCCACGGCTACACTTCGGTGCATGCAGGCACTGGTGACAGTACAGGCTAGAGCTCTGGCACAGAGGATCCGGATGGTTGAAGATGCAAAGCCTATTAATCATAGGATTTCTGCCCACAGAAAATCGACACAAGACAATCGGTTCAGACACAACTATCAT GACATGGATCAAGGCATGGAGGAGGACATTAAGATTGTGGAGATGgatcttggtgggtcaaaggGAAGTTTAAAGAGCAGAAATAGCTACTCCAGCCACTCCCAATATGAACATTATGGAGCAAATTGTGCACACTCAAAGCAAGACAACTACCAGGCCTCACCAGCTCCATCAGCTCTGACAGATATGACCCCAAGAGCCTGCAGTGGACATTTTGAGGACTATTCCTTCGACACAGCGCAAAGCAGCCCGCAGTACTACTCCGCCGTGTCGAAACCCGATCCTTCAAGAGTTCCTTTCGCTTTTCCGAGACCAAATTATGCAGAACCTATGGCCTACGACTACCCATTATTCCCAAATTACATGGCCAATACAGAATCTTCAAAAGCCAAGGTCCGGTCACAGAGTGCACCAAAGCAAAGGCCAGACACATTTGAGAGGCAACCAAGCCGGCGCAGGGTATCAATGGAAGGAAGGAATGTCCCGAGGGCTGTGCGGATGCAGAGATCATCTTCACATGTGGGTTCAACTGCTCAAAACTATCAATATCCTTGGTCAATCAAGCTTGACAGATCTACAGTTTCCCTCAAAGAGAGTGAGTGTGGATCCAACAGTACAGTCCTCACAAATGCAAACTACTGCAGATCCCTTGTTTCATATGAT CCTCATGGAAATAGGTATTAG